From Cyclobacteriaceae bacterium, a single genomic window includes:
- a CDS encoding TonB-dependent receptor: protein MQRLFWVGAFLFLCSTTFAQEKFTINGYIKDASNGEALIGATVYIKEIKSGATTNEYGFYSITLPTASYSINYTYIGFQSVAREIVLDKNTEINIELQGEAEQLQEVVVKGEIEQANVQNTEMSTNKLEMKTILRIPTLFGESDVLRSILLLPGVSTVGEGASGFNVRGGSVGQNLILLDEAPVYNSSHLFGFFSVFNPDAVKDTKLYKGAVPARYGGRLASILDVRMKEGNSKKLEASGGIGSIFSRLAIEGPIIKDKASFIIAARRSYIDVLARPFVQLLKDGGALNFYDLTMKANYNINRKNRLYLSGYFGRDNFKFDKTQGFDWGNATSTLRWNHLFNERLFSNLTLVYSKYDYSLQFGKDDRNTFSWNSSISNFIFKPQFTYFIDKNNELNFGGDLTYYTFEPANAVGVTNGRPVDISLDKKYNLESALHLGNSQRINDLFSIEYGLRFSYFQYMGPGTAYTYRDTIPGIRKPVASTRKYNSGENIAVYNNLEPRLSFKVQSSPTSSVKGSYNRMVQYLHLISNTTASNPLDVWNPSSNNVKPQLSDQFTLGYFKDIGKERAYELSVEGYLRYTQNQLDYIDGADLLINRFLEGDLLSGQGRAYGIETYLQKKTGRLTGWISYTLGRSELKVDGINKGEWYETRFNQTHNLKIAGFYDLNQRWSVSGNFVFNSGTPTTFPTSRYNQQGLLVPYNANESRNNVHLPSYHRLDISFRLEGVKVRNGKPRKNTDYWVFSLYNVYSRRNPFSIYFSQNDQRVPQGQPLQSQATQLSIIGSIVPSVSYNFKF, encoded by the coding sequence ATGCAGAGATTGTTTTGGGTAGGAGCATTTCTTTTTTTATGCTCAACAACCTTTGCTCAGGAGAAATTTACGATCAATGGTTATATCAAGGACGCTTCCAACGGTGAAGCACTGATCGGAGCAACCGTCTACATTAAGGAGATCAAAAGCGGTGCTACAACGAATGAGTATGGCTTTTACTCCATCACCCTGCCAACAGCTTCTTACTCCATAAATTACACTTACATCGGATTTCAATCGGTTGCCAGAGAGATCGTTCTCGACAAGAACACCGAGATCAACATCGAACTCCAGGGGGAAGCCGAACAGCTTCAGGAGGTAGTAGTGAAAGGTGAGATTGAACAGGCCAACGTTCAAAACACCGAAATGAGCACCAATAAGCTCGAAATGAAAACCATCCTGAGAATCCCTACACTCTTTGGTGAATCGGATGTGTTACGAAGCATTCTCCTCCTGCCGGGTGTAAGCACAGTCGGCGAGGGCGCTTCAGGATTCAATGTCCGTGGTGGAAGTGTTGGACAAAATCTCATCCTTCTGGACGAAGCTCCTGTCTACAACTCTTCACATTTGTTTGGATTCTTCTCCGTATTTAATCCTGATGCTGTGAAAGACACCAAGCTCTACAAAGGTGCGGTCCCTGCCCGATATGGCGGCCGTCTCGCATCCATCCTTGACGTGCGCATGAAAGAAGGGAACAGTAAAAAACTGGAAGCATCTGGAGGAATCGGATCGATCTTCAGCCGGTTGGCGATCGAAGGACCGATCATTAAAGATAAAGCATCCTTCATCATCGCCGCCCGACGTTCCTATATCGATGTTCTCGCGCGTCCTTTTGTTCAGCTTTTAAAGGATGGTGGTGCTCTGAACTTCTACGATCTGACCATGAAGGCCAACTATAACATCAACAGGAAAAACAGGTTATATCTTTCCGGATACTTTGGAAGGGATAATTTCAAGTTTGATAAAACCCAGGGCTTTGATTGGGGAAATGCAACTTCAACGCTCCGCTGGAATCATCTCTTCAATGAAAGACTTTTCTCAAATCTCACACTCGTTTACAGTAAGTATGATTACTCACTGCAATTCGGAAAGGACGACCGGAATACTTTCAGCTGGAATTCTTCCATCTCTAATTTCATCTTCAAACCTCAATTCACCTACTTCATTGATAAGAACAATGAATTGAATTTCGGTGGCGATCTGACATACTACACCTTTGAACCTGCCAATGCAGTTGGTGTTACCAATGGCAGACCCGTCGACATCAGTCTCGATAAGAAATATAATCTTGAATCAGCACTTCATCTGGGCAACAGCCAGAGAATCAATGACCTCTTCTCAATCGAATATGGATTGAGATTCTCTTACTTTCAATACATGGGACCCGGTACTGCCTATACCTATCGAGACACCATACCCGGGATCCGAAAGCCTGTTGCATCCACAAGGAAATACAACAGCGGTGAGAATATTGCAGTCTATAATAACCTTGAGCCACGACTTTCTTTTAAGGTCCAATCCAGTCCCACCAGTTCTGTAAAAGGTAGCTACAACAGAATGGTGCAGTATCTTCATTTGATTTCCAACACAACTGCATCCAATCCACTCGATGTATGGAATCCAAGCTCTAACAATGTAAAACCTCAGCTTTCAGATCAGTTTACACTGGGATATTTTAAAGACATTGGTAAGGAGAGAGCTTATGAGCTTTCTGTTGAAGGCTATTTAAGATATACCCAGAACCAGCTTGACTACATTGACGGCGCAGATCTTTTGATCAATCGTTTCCTTGAAGGTGATCTGTTAAGCGGACAGGGGAGAGCGTATGGTATTGAAACCTATCTTCAGAAGAAGACCGGCCGTCTTACTGGATGGATAAGCTATACGTTGGGAAGATCAGAACTCAAAGTTGATGGCATCAATAAAGGTGAATGGTATGAAACCCGTTTTAATCAGACACACAACCTCAAGATAGCAGGATTCTATGATCTGAATCAACGATGGTCTGTATCCGGTAATTTTGTATTTAACTCAGGAACGCCCACCACGTTTCCAACCTCCCGATATAATCAGCAGGGCCTCCTGGTTCCTTACAATGCAAATGAATCCCGCAATAATGTTCATTTACCAAGCTACCATCGCCTCGATATTTCTTTCAGATTGGAAGGAGTGAAAGTGAGAAATGGCAAGCCAAGAAAGAATACGGACTATTGGGTATTCTCTCTTTATAATGTGTACTCCAGACGGAATCCCTTTTCAATTTATTTTTCACAGAATGATCAGAGAGTTCCGCAAGGCCAGCCTTTGCAGTCGCAGGCGACACAGCTGTCAATCATTGGTTCAATCGTTCCATCAGTTTCCTACAATTTTAAATTCTGA
- a CDS encoding histidine kinase produces the protein MVMGSSLWSKSLRVFLISIVGSGIMTYFTCTSCHTNAESYLWVTGFGFSVWFFLWMGNDVLTHYANDKISWVEFPIKRLVVGIIITTIYTTGIVLLIDFAWSQLVPFKIGNNRWIVGFSLILTFLVSLFLHGREFLIRWKQSAVREEQLQKENVRSQYESLKNQVNPHFLFNSLNALTNLVYEDQDKAARFIKQLSEVYRYVLDTREKEVVPLEDELKFIDAYLFLQKIRFGEKLKVEINLSGVQSSVAPLAMQMLLENAIKHNVVSEDNPLTLKLYSEENFIVIENSILKKNSLPEPTSGLGLQNIKRRYEFLSNTKVEISDSGDKFIVRLPIISTLV, from the coding sequence ATGGTAATGGGTTCGTCATTGTGGTCAAAATCTCTCAGGGTTTTTCTGATCTCCATCGTGGGGTCGGGTATCATGACCTACTTTACGTGCACAAGCTGCCACACGAATGCTGAAAGTTATCTTTGGGTTACTGGATTTGGTTTCAGTGTATGGTTCTTTTTGTGGATGGGCAATGACGTCCTCACTCATTATGCAAATGACAAAATCTCCTGGGTAGAATTTCCTATTAAAAGATTGGTCGTTGGCATTATTATCACAACGATCTATACAACAGGCATTGTTTTGCTGATTGATTTTGCCTGGTCACAATTGGTGCCATTCAAAATTGGAAATAATAGATGGATCGTCGGATTTTCCCTGATCCTTACTTTTTTAGTGTCACTGTTTCTCCATGGGAGAGAATTTCTGATCCGTTGGAAGCAATCTGCTGTACGGGAAGAGCAGTTGCAAAAGGAAAATGTCCGTTCACAATATGAGAGTCTGAAGAATCAGGTTAATCCACATTTTCTTTTCAATAGCTTAAATGCCTTGACCAATCTTGTGTATGAAGATCAGGATAAAGCGGCTCGGTTCATTAAACAACTCTCTGAAGTTTATCGATATGTCCTTGATACCCGGGAAAAAGAAGTCGTGCCACTGGAAGACGAGTTGAAATTCATTGATGCTTACCTGTTCCTTCAGAAAATAAGATTCGGTGAGAAGCTTAAAGTAGAAATCAATTTATCGGGTGTACAATCTTCTGTCGCTCCGCTGGCAATGCAGATGCTTCTGGAAAATGCGATCAAGCACAATGTAGTGTCAGAAGACAATCCATTGACCCTTAAACTTTATTCGGAAGAAAATTTTATTGTGATTGAAAATTCAATCCTGAAGAAGAATTCTTTACCGGAACCTACTTCAGGGCTTGGATTACAGAATATTAAGAGGAGGTATGAATTTCTCAGCAATACGAAAGTTGAAATCTCCGATAGCGGTGATAAGTTCATTGTCAGATTGCCAATCATTTCAACATTAGTATGA
- a CDS encoding bestrophin: MVDYNPKAWFSLITHSYSRHVMRTLQPVLIFMAAYSAITCYLILDVFRLHEKDFHSTISMHSLLGIVLGLFLVFRTNSAYDRWWEGRRHWGSMVNNTRNLAQKMNAFLPLDDMENRKFFSAMIINFARSVKDHLRMGVNVAELEPVGDNFLDNFKNVKHVPNRVSSMMYQRMNELYQKKAISGDQLFLVDKELKEFSDILGACERIKNTPIPYSYSMYIKKFIFIYIITLPFGFVTTTEYITIPIVVLISFVIFSVELIAEEIEDPFGKDVNDLPTDELTSKIRDNVKEILLPQPASKV, from the coding sequence ATGGTAGATTATAATCCCAAGGCTTGGTTTTCTCTGATCACACATTCATACAGTCGTCACGTGATGCGGACGCTGCAGCCCGTTTTGATCTTTATGGCTGCATACTCGGCAATTACATGTTATCTTATCCTCGACGTTTTCAGATTGCATGAGAAGGATTTTCACAGCACCATTTCCATGCATTCCCTGCTTGGAATCGTGCTCGGCTTGTTCCTTGTCTTTCGTACCAATTCTGCCTACGACCGCTGGTGGGAGGGGAGAAGGCATTGGGGAAGCATGGTCAACAATACCCGCAACCTTGCTCAGAAGATGAATGCTTTTCTGCCATTGGATGATATGGAGAACCGTAAATTCTTCAGCGCCATGATCATCAATTTTGCCAGATCTGTCAAGGATCATTTAAGAATGGGTGTCAACGTTGCTGAACTTGAACCGGTAGGAGACAACTTCCTGGACAATTTTAAAAACGTGAAGCACGTTCCCAATCGTGTCTCCTCCATGATGTATCAGCGTATGAATGAATTGTATCAGAAAAAAGCTATTTCCGGAGATCAATTATTCCTTGTAGACAAAGAATTAAAAGAGTTTTCTGATATCCTGGGTGCCTGTGAGCGCATTAAGAATACTCCTATTCCATATTCCTATTCGATGTATATTAAGAAATTTATTTTCATCTACATCATCACTCTGCCCTTTGGTTTTGTGACAACAACAGAGTACATCACTATTCCGATTGTTGTCCTGATCTCTTTTGTGATCTTCAGTGTTGAATTGATTGCAGAGGAAATTGAGGATCCTTTCGGAAAAGATGTGAACGATCTTCCTACAGATGAGCTGACCTCAAAGATCCGCGATAACGTGAAAGAGATCTTGTTGCCTCAACCTGCCAGCAAGGTATAG
- a CDS encoding DUF3667 domain-containing protein: MNCINCGAEVQGKFCSQCAQPSPPKKLSFGNLYHDFQARIYGFDGMFPRTLKDLTIHPGPASRCFIEGNRVLYYGPVGYFFLMITLMLLIAEILSVDLVAFMKSASETFQTVKPGKGQAQFQKMVLQFSSDNIKLFSFAIIPIQAFVSRYIFFRKSGLTFLEQSVLPFYLQGHMYWLSIFALIYFKISGVYFPNDIMVVMMILYFSYGQMSFFTHQSKVKAFLKGFGVYAVSMIFFTIIVAIVTIIIVINNKEVYDLVKPSNNK; the protein is encoded by the coding sequence ATGAATTGCATCAACTGCGGCGCTGAAGTTCAGGGTAAATTCTGCTCCCAATGCGCCCAACCTTCGCCTCCCAAAAAGCTTTCTTTTGGAAATTTGTATCATGACTTTCAGGCCAGGATATATGGCTTTGATGGAATGTTTCCCAGAACTCTGAAAGACCTGACGATTCATCCAGGTCCTGCATCCAGATGTTTTATTGAGGGAAACCGGGTATTGTATTATGGGCCTGTAGGCTACTTCTTTTTGATGATCACGCTCATGCTGCTGATTGCAGAAATACTGAGTGTTGATTTGGTGGCATTCATGAAATCAGCCAGCGAAACTTTTCAGACAGTCAAGCCAGGCAAAGGGCAGGCGCAGTTCCAGAAAATGGTCCTGCAGTTTAGCTCCGACAACATAAAATTGTTTTCGTTTGCCATCATACCTATTCAGGCTTTTGTTTCCAGGTACATTTTCTTTCGTAAGAGCGGACTGACTTTTCTGGAGCAATCTGTCCTTCCATTTTACCTTCAGGGACATATGTATTGGCTAAGTATTTTCGCGCTCATTTATTTCAAGATTTCAGGAGTGTATTTTCCTAACGACATCATGGTGGTGATGATGATCTTGTACTTCAGCTATGGTCAAATGAGTTTTTTCACCCACCAGTCAAAGGTCAAAGCATTCCTCAAGGGTTTTGGAGTATATGCGGTTTCAATGATTTTCTTTACAATTATTGTAGCCATTGTAACAATCATAATCGTCATAAATAATAAGGAAGTCTATGATTTGGTTAAGCCTTCCAATAACAAGTAG
- a CDS encoding response regulator transcription factor: MKILIIEDEIQAADRLENLILKISSGSVIVGKLDSVKRSVEWFSKNLPVDLIFMDIQLADGLSFEIFDKVEVRSPVIFTTAYNEYALKAFKVNSIDYILKPVDHEELSNAFKKYERLVGSSQPQEKMIESIGFAMQMLTKKYKERFVLKVGEHLKSVEVKDILFFYSLEKATFAQTSDDRKHILDFTLDQLEGIIDPSRFFRVNRKYFVGVDSIQDMISFTNSRLKLLLKTSDDMDIIVARERVQEFKEWLDR, encoded by the coding sequence ATGAAGATATTGATCATTGAAGATGAAATACAGGCAGCGGATCGGTTGGAGAACCTCATCCTGAAAATATCCTCTGGTTCTGTCATTGTTGGTAAGCTTGATTCTGTAAAACGTTCTGTGGAATGGTTTTCAAAAAACCTTCCGGTGGATCTGATCTTTATGGATATCCAGCTCGCGGATGGTCTTAGCTTTGAAATATTTGATAAGGTAGAAGTAAGATCGCCGGTTATATTTACAACTGCTTATAATGAATATGCTTTAAAGGCATTTAAAGTAAATAGCATTGATTATATTCTGAAGCCTGTTGATCATGAAGAGCTTTCCAATGCATTTAAAAAATATGAGCGCCTTGTGGGAAGCAGTCAGCCGCAGGAAAAAATGATTGAAAGCATCGGCTTTGCCATGCAAATGCTTACCAAAAAATATAAGGAGCGCTTCGTTTTAAAAGTAGGAGAGCACCTCAAGTCGGTCGAAGTAAAAGATATCCTTTTTTTCTATAGCCTCGAGAAAGCCACATTCGCCCAGACTTCCGACGACCGCAAGCATATTCTGGATTTCACATTGGATCAACTGGAAGGGATAATCGATCCTTCGCGATTCTTTAGAGTAAACAGAAAATACTTTGTTGGTGTCGATTCAATTCAGGACATGATCAGCTTTACCAATAGCCGACTGAAACTTCTGCTAAAGACCAGCGATGATATGGATATTATTGTGGCCCGCGAACGTGTACAGGAGTTTAAAGAATGGCTGGATCGATAA
- a CDS encoding pyruvate dehydrogenase complex dihydrolipoamide acetyltransferase, with product MAEIIRMPKMSDTMTEGVIAKWHKKVGDSVKSGELMAEIETDKATMDYESFNSGTVLYLGAKEGQPVQINGVLAIVGKQGEDYSALLSGTAAQPAAKAEGASAAPKAETATAVAAAPAENIDTTGIKAEIVLMPKMSDTMAEGVIASWHKKVGDAVKSGELLAEIETDKATMEYESYNTGTLLYIGAKEKEPVAVNGVLAIIGEKNADWQTLLKAHQSKGSGTKAATTTTAAAAQPASSSNGAASAEATKDTHSNGRLKASPLAKKMAKDLGYDIAKVQGSGEHGRITKRDVENFKPGAAPASGGSKTSAPVVLPSVVGQEGFEEVPVSQMRKTIARRLAESKFSAPHFYLTMEINMDKAIEARKSINEIAPVKISFNDMVIKAVAAALRQHPDVNVSWLGDKMRKNHHIHIGVAVAVQDGLLVPVIRFADNKSLSHIAVEVKDLAKKAHDKKLQPSDWEGSTFTISNLGMFGIEEFTAIINPPDACILAVGGIKETAIVKNGQLVPGSVMKVTMSCDHRAVDGAVGSAFLKTLKGLLEDPVRILI from the coding sequence ATGGCAGAAATTATCCGCATGCCGAAAATGAGCGATACGATGACCGAAGGGGTGATCGCGAAGTGGCATAAGAAGGTGGGAGATTCAGTGAAGTCGGGGGAACTAATGGCAGAAATTGAGACTGACAAGGCGACGATGGATTACGAATCGTTCAACAGCGGCACCGTACTCTACCTCGGTGCAAAGGAAGGTCAGCCCGTGCAGATCAACGGAGTGCTGGCAATCGTCGGCAAGCAGGGAGAAGATTATTCAGCATTGTTATCAGGCACAGCCGCTCAACCAGCAGCAAAAGCGGAAGGAGCATCAGCAGCACCTAAGGCAGAGACCGCTACCGCAGTGGCCGCCGCACCTGCAGAAAATATTGATACAACAGGAATCAAGGCAGAGATCGTTTTGATGCCCAAGATGAGCGATACCATGGCAGAAGGAGTCATCGCATCATGGCATAAAAAGGTTGGTGATGCTGTCAAGTCCGGCGAGCTTCTCGCTGAGATCGAGACAGATAAGGCAACCATGGAGTATGAATCTTACAACACTGGTACATTATTATACATCGGTGCAAAGGAAAAAGAACCGGTAGCCGTTAACGGTGTACTGGCGATCATTGGTGAAAAGAACGCAGACTGGCAGACGCTTTTGAAAGCTCATCAGTCAAAAGGTTCAGGTACGAAAGCCGCAACAACAACTACAGCTGCTGCCGCTCAACCTGCTTCTTCCTCTAATGGTGCTGCATCTGCAGAAGCTACCAAAGACACGCATAGCAACGGAAGACTCAAGGCATCTCCTTTGGCCAAGAAAATGGCAAAGGATCTTGGTTATGATATCGCAAAAGTTCAGGGGTCCGGAGAACATGGACGTATTACCAAACGTGATGTTGAAAACTTCAAGCCAGGTGCTGCACCAGCATCCGGTGGATCAAAAACTTCAGCTCCTGTGGTTTTACCATCGGTAGTAGGACAGGAAGGCTTTGAAGAAGTTCCTGTGTCCCAGATGCGCAAAACTATCGCCAGAAGACTTGCAGAAAGTAAGTTCAGCGCTCCGCATTTCTATCTCACGATGGAGATCAATATGGACAAGGCCATCGAAGCCCGCAAGAGTATCAATGAAATTGCTCCTGTTAAGATATCTTTCAATGACATGGTGATCAAGGCAGTCGCTGCCGCCCTTCGTCAGCATCCTGACGTGAATGTCAGCTGGCTGGGAGACAAAATGAGAAAGAATCATCATATCCATATCGGGGTGGCAGTAGCTGTTCAGGATGGATTACTGGTTCCTGTCATTCGCTTTGCCGACAATAAATCATTATCCCATATCGCAGTAGAAGTTAAAGACCTTGCCAAGAAAGCTCACGATAAAAAGCTTCAGCCAAGTGACTGGGAGGGTAGCACATTTACCATTTCCAATCTTGGAATGTTTGGTATCGAAGAATTTACCGCAATCATCAATCCACCGGATGCATGTATCCTCGCAGTCGGAGGTATTAAAGAAACAGCGATCGTGAAGAACGGTCAGCTGGTGCCGGGAAGCGTGATGAAGGTAACGATGTCATGCGACCACCGTGCAGTGGACGGAGCAGTGGGCTCTGCATTCCTTAAAACGCTGAAAGGCCTGCTCGAAGACCCGGTCAGAATTCTTATTTAG
- a CDS encoding DUF4249 domain-containing protein, protein MRFTKNYIILFFSLLLLSCEDKINPALESAAPLLVVDAWLNNKPGSQVIILTQSQPYFESTNPPGVSGADVTVTDDKGKVFTFVEDGSNAGYYRWTPPVNEVFGTVGNKYSLSIKVNGEIFEASSAMGRVPVIDSLTYDTEKRTGSTDSLTRGQFWATDPEGSGDTYWIRTYKNGVYLTKPSEINVAYDAGFSGGGVADGVVFITPIRRGINSRDEDADGRNVSPIVSGDSLNVQIHSVTLSAFNYLNQVAIQTDRPGGFQELFSTPLANVSTNITNTNANGSKALGFFNVSAVSSAGKRYKKK, encoded by the coding sequence ATGAGATTTACTAAAAACTATATCATTTTATTTTTCTCATTACTGCTTCTCTCATGTGAGGACAAGATCAATCCTGCTCTTGAGAGTGCTGCTCCGTTACTGGTAGTGGACGCGTGGCTCAACAACAAACCAGGAAGTCAGGTGATCATCCTCACCCAGTCCCAACCTTATTTTGAAAGCACAAATCCTCCGGGAGTATCTGGTGCGGATGTTACCGTAACTGATGACAAAGGAAAAGTATTCACATTCGTTGAAGATGGTAGCAATGCCGGCTATTACCGATGGACACCTCCCGTCAATGAAGTTTTTGGAACCGTTGGCAACAAGTATTCTCTCTCCATCAAAGTGAACGGAGAAATCTTTGAAGCATCCTCTGCAATGGGTCGGGTGCCGGTCATTGACAGCCTTACCTATGATACTGAAAAAAGAACAGGCTCAACAGATTCATTAACAAGAGGGCAATTCTGGGCAACAGATCCGGAGGGAAGCGGAGATACATATTGGATACGCACTTATAAAAATGGAGTTTATCTTACAAAGCCATCCGAAATCAATGTTGCCTATGATGCAGGATTCTCCGGTGGAGGAGTAGCAGATGGTGTTGTATTCATCACACCGATCCGCAGAGGAATTAATTCACGTGATGAGGATGCCGATGGCCGCAATGTTTCTCCAATTGTTTCAGGTGATTCACTGAATGTCCAGATACACTCCGTTACACTCAGTGCATTTAATTATCTCAACCAGGTCGCTATCCAAACCGACAGGCCGGGGGGCTTTCAGGAATTGTTCTCAACACCTTTGGCAAATGTGTCGACCAATATCACGAACACCAATGCCAACGGAAGCAAAGCACTCGGATTCTTCAATGTCTCTGCGGTTTCTTCTGCTGGAAAAAGATATAAGAAAAAATAA
- a CDS encoding DoxX family protein, which produces MKFTTLLYWATRILAAVIMLQTLYFKFSASPESVYIFTTIGMEPWGRIGVGVMELIASVLILVPATTWLGAGLSLGLMAGAIGMHLTILGITIPSENGGNDGGQLFLYAVIVTVCSLYVLWYDREKVKSVIQKFIKK; this is translated from the coding sequence ATGAAATTTACCACCCTTCTTTACTGGGCAACCCGCATTCTTGCAGCTGTGATCATGCTTCAAACTCTGTATTTCAAATTCTCAGCATCACCTGAATCTGTTTACATTTTTACTACAATAGGAATGGAACCGTGGGGACGCATCGGAGTGGGGGTCATGGAGTTGATTGCTTCTGTACTTATTCTGGTTCCGGCAACAACATGGCTGGGTGCAGGACTCTCCCTCGGTTTGATGGCGGGTGCCATTGGCATGCACTTAACCATTCTTGGAATTACAATTCCATCGGAGAATGGAGGGAACGACGGAGGTCAGTTGTTCCTGTATGCTGTCATCGTTACAGTATGCTCTCTCTATGTTCTCTGGTATGATCGCGAGAAAGTAAAATCAGTAATTCAGAAATTTATTAAGAAGTAA